In Mycolicibacterium aubagnense, the DNA window ACCGACCACGGCCGGCCAGCAGCAGGTCCAGACATGCCGAGATGTACCGCATCTGGCACTCCGAATGGAAGATCAGGCTGCCGCCGCTCGCGAGATTGGTGCCCGGTCCGTACATACAGAAGAAGTTCGGGAATCCGGGCACGGTGATGCCGAGATAGGCGGTCGGCCGTTCCCCCCACTGCTCGGCCAGCACGCGGCCGCCGCGCCCGACGACGGCCATGGGCCACAGCACCTTTCCGGCGTGGAACCCCGTGGCATAGACGATCACATCGGCGGGGTGCCGTTGCTCGTCGGCCGTGACGACCGCGTCACGTTCGATGCGTGCGATCGGCGTCCGGATGAGTTCGACGTGGTCCTGCGTGAGGGTGTGGAGCCAACTGCCGTTGTCCTGCAACGTCCGTTTGCCGGTCGCCGGGTAGTCCGGGATGACCTTGGCGAGCAGGTCCGGATTGTCACCGATCTGGCCTTTGATCCACTCGGTGAACATGATTCGCGTGACGTCGTTGATCTCGCTCACCGCACGCCCTTGATCGGGATAGTCAGGATCGACGCGGGCAGCGGCCAGGCCCTTGTCGCAGCCGGGCCAGAACAGCAGGAAACGGTACCAGCGGCCGTAGAACGGCAGGTGCTTCAGCGCCCACTTCACGCCGTCGCCGACTTTTCCGTGGTAGTTGGGGTTGGGGAACATCCATTGCGCCGTTCGCTGAAAGATGTTGAGCGAAGCAACTTTATCCGCGATGGACGGTGCGATCTGGAAGCCGCTGGCACCTGCGCCGACCATCGCGACGTGCTTTCCGGTGAGATCGACGTCGTGATCCCATTCGGCCGAATGGAAGGACGGCCCGTCGAACTCGTCGCGCCCCGGGATGGGCGGCAGATAAGGACGGTTGAGTTGCCCGACGGCACTGATGACCGCACGGGCCGACAGTGTCTCTGCCGCCCCATCCGGCCCGCGGACGGTCACCTGCCACGTCGCGGTCGCCTCATCCCAGGTGGCGCCGGTGACCTCGGTGTCGAACCGGACGTGCGGGCGGATTTCGTACTTGTCCAGGATGCGTTCGAAATACGCCTGCAGTTCGGGTTGTTCGGCGAAGAACTGCGTCCAATGATCACTGGGTTCAAAGCTGTAGCAGTAGAAGTGATTTCCCACGTCGACCCGGGCGCCCGGATATCTGTTGTGCCACCAGGTACCGCCGACACCGGCAGCGCGTTCGATGATGGTGAACCGAATCCCGGCCTCTTTCAGCCGGATCCCGGCGAGCAGTCCCGATTCGCCGCAGCCGATGACGAGCACCGGGAAATCCGCGGCCGATTCGGCGTCACCACCGGAAGCGTCAGTCGCCCGGACAGCCCGGGTATCCGTCCCGTCGAGCTCCATCTCCTCCAGCACCATCGGGACGTACTCGTCGGGCACCGGTTCGCAGACCAGCCACTCCATCATCTCCTTGAGCAGCTCGCCGCCGATGGGCTGCGGCTCGGGGCAGCCTCGGTCGCGGTAGTCCGCGATCACCGTCAGAGCCAGTGTGCGTACCGCCGCCTTGTCGTCCTCGGACATGTAGCCCTGGACCTCGTTGAGGAACAGCCCGGCAGGGCGCAGAGCACCGCGGATGAGCTCCGGATCACCCGACATGTGCACCAGCGACAGCATCAGCGTGGGGATGCTGACGTCCATCAGCGCCCGGGCGATTTCCTCATCGGAGGTCGTAAATGGTTGTCCTGCATGTCGGTTACGCACCATACGGACCTATCACGTTCGGCGGATTCTTCGCAGCCGATTCTGCCGCGCCACTGCCCGGCCGAGCCTTACGCTCCGACGATGGCCCTAGCGTTACTCGACAACGGCGCTCCGCCGGCTGACCTCGCCCTGTCCGACATCGACCTCGGTTCGGTCCGATTCTGGGGCCGGCGCGATGGGTTCCGGGACGCCGCGTTCGCCACGCTGCGGCGCGAAGCACCCATCTCCTTTCACACCGAGCTGACCCAGGAGGGGTTCGAACCGGGTCCGGGACACTGGGCGTTGACCCGCTACGACGACGTGTTCTTCGCCAGCCGCCACCCGCACATCTTCAGTTCCGCGGACGGCATCACGATCGCTGAGCAAACGCCCGAACTCGCCGAGTATTTCGGGTCGATGATCGTGATGGACGACCCGCGGCACACCCGGCTGCGCAATATCGTGCGCAGCGCATTCACCCCGAAGGTGGTGGCGCGGACCGAAGCGTCGGTGCGGAACCGGGCGCGCAGTCTGGTCGAGTCGATGATCGAGCGCCATCCGGACGGTCACGGTGACATCGTGGCCGACCTGGCGGGACCTCTGCCGTTGCAGATCATCTGCGACATGATGGGCATTCCGGAGCAGGATCACGAACGGATCTTCCACT includes these proteins:
- a CDS encoding flavin-containing monooxygenase, which produces MVRNRHAGQPFTTSDEEIARALMDVSIPTLMLSLVHMSGDPELIRGALRPAGLFLNEVQGYMSEDDKAAVRTLALTVIADYRDRGCPEPQPIGGELLKEMMEWLVCEPVPDEYVPMVLEEMELDGTDTRAVRATDASGGDAESAADFPVLVIGCGESGLLAGIRLKEAGIRFTIIERAAGVGGTWWHNRYPGARVDVGNHFYCYSFEPSDHWTQFFAEQPELQAYFERILDKYEIRPHVRFDTEVTGATWDEATATWQVTVRGPDGAAETLSARAVISAVGQLNRPYLPPIPGRDEFDGPSFHSAEWDHDVDLTGKHVAMVGAGASGFQIAPSIADKVASLNIFQRTAQWMFPNPNYHGKVGDGVKWALKHLPFYGRWYRFLLFWPGCDKGLAAARVDPDYPDQGRAVSEINDVTRIMFTEWIKGQIGDNPDLLAKVIPDYPATGKRTLQDNGSWLHTLTQDHVELIRTPIARIERDAVVTADEQRHPADVIVYATGFHAGKVLWPMAVVGRGGRVLAEQWGERPTAYLGITVPGFPNFFCMYGPGTNLASGGSLIFHSECQMRYISACLDLLLAGRGRWMEARQERLDDWVRRSQAEMRTMVWSQPSIRHSFYKNADGDVYTLSPWRLVDYWTWTRNADPEDYTFG